The Capsicum annuum cultivar UCD-10X-F1 unplaced genomic scaffold, UCD10Xv1.1 ctg5004, whole genome shotgun sequence genome has a window encoding:
- the LOC107864380 gene encoding LOW QUALITY PROTEIN: 6,7,8-trihydroxycoumarin synthase (The sequence of the model RefSeq protein was modified relative to this genomic sequence to represent the inferred CDS: inserted 2 bases in 2 codons): MLLFLLFVALXIILIFLLSKPKKSATNNLPPGPIGHPFFGNLHQLDNLTPHIYFWKLSNKYGKIFSLKLGSTPVIVVSSAKIAKEVLKTQDLVFCSRPSLXWQQKLSYNGHDIGFAPYTDRWREVRKICVLHLFNLKKVQSFCPIREDEVSKMIKRISQQAANSQLTNLSNLMISLTSTIICRVAFGVRFDEEGHERKRFDYLLLEAQAMTTSFFVSDCLPLLSWIDKLTGLTDRLDKIFKDLDEFYEELIEKHHNPNRPKSMEGDILDLLLQLRKEKSTPIDLTLDDINGILMNVFVAGIDTSAAAVVWAMTALIKNPKVMKKVQSEIREIIGKKGIVNEDDIQNMSYFKAVIKETFRLYPSGPVLVPRETMQNSILDGYEIKQKTIVHVNIWAIARDPEIWENPEEFIPERFLNSKIDFRGQNFELLPFGSGRKGCLGMTLGVAVMELALSNLLYAFDWELPCELRKEDIDTDVRPATTMHKKNELCLVPKNYF, encoded by the exons ATGTTGCTCTTTCTCCTCTTTGTAGCCC ctatcattcttatttttcttctctctaaACCCAAAAAGAGTGCCACAAACAATTTGCCACCAGGTCCTATAGGTCATCCATTCTTTGGAAATTTGCATCAATTAGATAATTTAACCCctcatatatatttttggaaactttccaataaatatggaaaaatctTCTCATTGAAACTTGGTTCTACTCCAGTGATTGTAGTTTCTTCAGCAAAAATAGCAAAAGAAGTATTGAAGACACAAGATTTAGTATTTTGTAGTAGACCTTCTC CTTGGCAACAAAAATTGTCTTACAATGGTCATGATATCGGATTTGCACCTTACACAGACCGTTGGAGGGAAGTGAGAAAAATATGTGTTCTTCACCTATTTAATCTCAAGAAAGTGCAATCTTTTTGTCCAATTCGTGAGGATGAAGTCTCAAAAATGATTAAGAGAATATCTCAACAAGCTGCTAATTCTCAACTCACCAATTTGAGCAATTTAATGATTTCGCTTACTAGTACAATTATTTGTAGAGTTGCTTTTGGTGTTAGGTTTGATGAAGAAGGACATGAAAGGAAGAGATTTGATTATCTTTTACTCGAAGCTCAAGCCATGACCACTAGCTTTTTTGTGTCTGATTGTTTGCCCTTATTAAGTTGGATTGATAAACTTACTGGATTAACAGATCGACTTGACAAAATCTTTAAGGATTTGGATGAGTTTTATGAAGAACTGATTGAGAAACATCACAATCCCAATAGACCAAAATCCATGGAAGGGGATATTCTTGATCTTTTGCTTCAATTGAGGAAAGAGAAGTCCACTCCAATTGATCTCACTTTGGATGATATCAATGGAATTCTCATG aatGTGTTCGTTGCTGGAATAGACACTAGTGCAGCTGCAGTAGTATGGGCAATGACAGCCTTGATAAAAAATCCAAAAGTAATGAAGAAAGTCCAAAGTGAAATCAGAGAAATAATTGGGAAAAAAGGCATTGTGAATGAAGATGATATCCAAAATATGTCCTACTTCAAAGCCGTGATAAAAGAGACATTTAGATTGTATCCATCAGGTCCAGTGTTAGTACCAAGAGAGACAATGCAAAATTCCATACTAGATGGATATGAAATTAAACAGAAAACTATAGTTCATGTCAACATTTGGGCAATTGCAAGGGATCCTGAAATATGGGAAAATCCAGAAGAATTTATACCTGAGAGGTTCTTGAACAGCAAGATCGATTTCAGGGGCCAAAATTTTGAGTTGCTTCCATTTGGATCAGGCAGAAAAGGGTGCCTGGGGATGACACTTGGAGTTGCAGTCATGGAACTTGCATTATCAAATCTTCTTTATGCATTTGATTGGGAATTACCTTGCGAGTTAAGAAAAGAGGACATTGACACAGATGTTAGGCCAGCAACTACCATGCACAAGAAAAATGAGCTTTGCCTTGTAcctaaaaattacttttaa